Proteins from one Telopea speciosissima isolate NSW1024214 ecotype Mountain lineage chromosome 1, Tspe_v1, whole genome shotgun sequence genomic window:
- the LOC122648777 gene encoding hydroxymethylglutaryl-CoA synthase-like: MASQQKDVGILAMDIYFPPTCVQQEALEDHDGASKGKYTIGLGQDCMAFCTELEDVISMSLTVVTSLLDKYGVDPKQIGRLEVGSETVIDKSKSIKTFLMQIFEENDNTDIEGVDSTNACYGGTAALFNCVNWVESSSWDGRYGLVVCTDSAVYAEGPARPTGGAAAIAMLIGPDAPITFESKYRASHMSHAYDFYKPNLASEYPVVDGKLSQTCYLMALDSCYKRICDRFEKLEGKPFSISEADYFVFHSPYNKLVQKSFARLCFVDFLRNASSIEEVAREKLAPFSALSGEESYQSRDLEKASQQVAKHLYDTKVQPTTLLPKQAGNMYTASLYAAFASLIHNKHSSLVGKRVIMFSYGSGLTATMFSFQLRDCQHPFTLSNIATVMNISDKLKSRHEIPPEKFVEILKLMEHRYGSKDFVTTKDTSLLSPGTFYLTEVDSMYRRSYAKKAEDGSNGGGNATACAIGSLANGH; the protein is encoded by the exons ATGGCTTCGCAACAGAAAGATGTTGGAATCCTCGCCATGGACATCTACTTTCCTCCTACATGCGTACAGCAG GAAGCATTGGAGGATCATGATGGTGCAAGTAAAGGAAAATACACCATTGGACTTGGGCAAGATTGCATGGCATTTTGTACAGAATTGGAAGATGTCATTTCAATGAG ttTGACAGTTGTTACTTCCCTTTTGGATAAGTATGGGGTTGATCCAAAACAAATTGGTCGGCTGGAAGTAGGCAGTGAGACTGTAATAGACAAGAGCAAATCCATTAAGACCTTCTTGATGCAAATTTTTGAG GAAAATGACAATACAGACATTGAAGGAGTTGACTCAACAAATGCATGCTATGGGGGAACTGCAGCTTTATTCAACTGTGTGAATTGGGTAGAGAGTAGTTCTTGGGATGGACGCTATGGACTTGTTGTGTGCACAGAcagtgcg GTCTATGCAGAAGGACCAGCCCGTCCCACAGGAGGAGCGGCTGCTATTGCTATGCTGATAGGGCCAGATGCTCCAATTACATTTGAAAGCAAATATAGAGCAAGTCACATGTCTCATGCCTATGATTTCTACAAGCCCAATCTTGCAAGTGAATATCCG GTTGTGGATGGGAAGCTTTCACAAACTTGTTATCTCATGGCTCTCGATTCTTGCTACAAGCGTATATGTGACAG gtttgaaaaattggaaggAAAGCCATTTTCGATCTCTGAGGCAGACTATTTTGTGTTCCATTCTCCTTATAACAAG CTTGTACAGAAAAGCTTTGCTCGGTTGTGCTTCGTTGACTTCTTGAGGAATGCTAG ttCCATTGAGGAGGTTGCAAGAGAAAAACTGGCACCATTTTCAGCTTTGTCTGGTGAAGAGAGCTACCAGAGTCGTGATCTCGAAAAG GCATCACAGCAAGTTGCAAAGCACCTGTATGACACGAAGGTGCAACCAACCACTTTGCTTCCAAAGCAAGCGGGCAACATGTACACTGCATCTCTTTATGCAGCATTTGCATCCCTTATCCACAACAAACACAGTTCACTG GTGGGTAAACGGGTAATAATGTTCTCTTATGGGAGTGGCCTAACTGCCACAATGTTCTCATTTCAACTTCGGGATTGTCAACATCCCTTTACCTTGTCAAACATTGCTACGGTGATGAATATCTCTGATAAGTTGAAGTCAAGGCATGAG ATCCCCCCTGAAAAATTTGTGGAAATATTGAAGCTAATGGAGCATCGATATGGATCGAAGGACTTTGTGACAACCAAGGATACAAGCCTTTTATCTCCAGGTACATTCTATCTCACTGAAGTTGATTCCATGTACCGGAGATCGTATGCTAAGAAGGCTGAAGATGGCTCCAATGGTGGTGGGAATGCTACAGCTTGTGCAATTGGGTCACTAGCAAATGGTCACTGA